In Lycium ferocissimum isolate CSIRO_LF1 unplaced genomic scaffold, AGI_CSIRO_Lferr_CH_V1 ctg78, whole genome shotgun sequence, the following are encoded in one genomic region:
- the LOC132045743 gene encoding uncharacterized protein LOC132045743, with translation MDHRNLSHYHHLEKEQHQSVDGLLNLFTKANHDLNIVQNKLEKEFQQVYPDNANPMKLVSRIKKVEDEMCSLKEQCRELLAAKQDLIDKAQATLVGNRSLLQRLQLSAGVPVISDSDDPSYASFNQVIDEWTTQVRSRTEDESPESGEDINQMLFSAIVHDN, from the exons ATGGATCATCGTAATCTAAGTCATTATCATCATTTAGAGAAGGAACAACATCAATCAGTTGATGGTCTATTAAACCTTTTTACTAAAGCTAACCATGACCTGAACATAGTTCAAAACAAGCTGGAAAAGGAATTTCAACAAGTCTACCCTGATAAT GCAAACCCGATGAAGCTAGTTTCGAGGATCAAGAAAGTTGAGGATGAAATGTGTAGCTTGAAGGAGCAATGCCGTGAGTTGCTTGCTGCTAAACAG GATTTGATTGATAAAGCTCAGGCAACCTTAGTTGGGAACAGGTCGTTGCTGCAGAGGTTGCAATTATCTGCAGGTGTTCCTGTCATCAGTGATTCTGATGATCCATCATATGCTAGTTTCAATCAG GTCATTGATGAATGGACAACTCAAGTCAGATCAAGAACAG AGGATGAGAGCCCTGAATCAGGCGAAGATATCAACCAGATGCTGTTTTCAGCAATTGTCCATGACAACTAA